In the genome of Acidimicrobiia bacterium, one region contains:
- a CDS encoding GDP-mannose 4,6-dehydratase: protein MTRRAVVTGGAGFVGSHLVEVLRDRDWSVLVVDDLSSGQMGNLTAAKHRGVQVHVTDVRAPEVADVLGRFGPEVVFHLAAQSKVRPSMDDPIHDAEINVIGTLNVLQASLSAGARKVCFASSGGAVYGDGVKLPAKETAAKSPASPYGISKKIVEDYFRWYREVHGLEYTLLALANVYGPRQDASLEGGVVAIFVQAMLEGRRPTIFGDGRQTRDFVYVGDVCDAFVRAADTADGFFLNVGTGTDTSIDRLYELIAGATGFPSRPEYAAAKPGDIYRSVIDPSRAKRELGWEPWTPLAEGLQRTVEWARAG, encoded by the coding sequence GTGACCAGACGGGCAGTGGTGACCGGCGGTGCCGGGTTCGTCGGCAGCCATCTGGTCGAGGTCCTGCGCGATCGCGACTGGAGCGTGCTCGTCGTCGACGACCTGAGCAGCGGCCAGATGGGGAACCTCACCGCCGCCAAGCACCGCGGGGTGCAGGTCCACGTCACCGACGTACGCGCCCCCGAAGTGGCCGATGTCCTGGGCCGTTTCGGCCCCGAGGTCGTCTTCCATCTCGCCGCCCAGTCCAAGGTGAGGCCCTCCATGGACGACCCGATCCACGATGCCGAGATCAACGTGATCGGCACCCTCAACGTGCTTCAGGCGTCGCTCTCCGCCGGTGCCCGGAAGGTGTGTTTCGCCTCTTCGGGAGGCGCCGTGTACGGAGACGGCGTGAAGCTTCCGGCCAAGGAGACAGCGGCGAAGAGCCCCGCTTCGCCCTACGGCATCTCCAAGAAGATCGTCGAGGACTACTTCCGCTGGTATCGCGAGGTGCACGGCCTCGAGTACACGCTCCTGGCCCTGGCCAACGTCTACGGCCCCCGGCAGGACGCCTCGCTCGAGGGCGGGGTGGTCGCCATCTTCGTGCAGGCGATGCTGGAGGGCCGGCGACCCACGATCTTCGGCGACGGGCGCCAGACCAGGGACTTCGTCTACGTCGGTGACGTGTGCGACGCCTTCGTGCGGGCCGCCGACACCGCCGACGGCTTCTTCTTGAACGTCGGGACCGGAACCGACACTTCGATCGACCGCCTGTACGAACTGATCGCTGGGGCCACCGGCTTTCCGTCGCGACCCGAGTACGCCGCGGCCAAGCCGGGCGACATCTACCGCTCCGTGATCGATCCTTCGCGTGCCAAGCGCGAGCTGGGGTGGGAGCCCTGGACGCCTCTGGCCGAGGGGCTGCAGCGGACCGTGGAGTGGGCGCGGGCCGGCTGA
- a CDS encoding DUF5719 family protein, with protein MRRIVTLVLLFAGGALVALLPAPAEPPEPLAGLVIDPPGIGSPADSSIWYCPWGQAGTERDSYFSVASIEEATASLTFPVAIPGEPPDLASLAVLPYGAAGLNLSEIATRGDSAGFIEMDGGPSAASVTVFGDVVMGDACITNGGDEWFFAGGSTMDDDTLTLRLFNPFPEVAKVSIGAFSEIGVEALGGLRSVSVNPRSWRDVSFQEVFRQRQSLVVSVRTESGLIVPVMAYGSGTDEAFWNGTGLSPTWELPVVQTEGVAAALVVANPGLSPVEVTIDLFGESEAFPEEFDLTVPAQSPLRVDLSQLPAQALGARVTASGPVSVAVTAVGTGGTAVTTGSSTGSRAWLLPGVRTMAGVEGALWLLNTSDEPLSVTVGTLTSGEVRNSRHVVDPGRLLRLETTRTALGYLVSAPEPLMVGWTMSGDQGVAFGIGSPVELDG; from the coding sequence ATGAGGCGGATCGTCACCCTCGTCCTGCTCTTTGCCGGCGGCGCTCTGGTTGCCCTTCTGCCAGCTCCGGCGGAGCCGCCGGAGCCGCTCGCCGGGCTGGTGATCGATCCGCCGGGGATCGGCTCGCCGGCCGACAGCTCGATCTGGTACTGCCCTTGGGGACAGGCAGGAACCGAACGCGACTCCTACTTTTCGGTCGCCTCGATCGAGGAGGCAACCGCTTCGTTGACCTTCCCCGTCGCGATACCCGGGGAGCCACCCGATCTCGCCTCCCTGGCCGTCCTCCCGTACGGTGCCGCCGGATTGAACCTCTCCGAGATAGCCACGAGGGGCGACTCTGCGGGCTTCATCGAGATGGATGGAGGCCCGTCGGCCGCCTCGGTGACCGTTTTCGGGGATGTCGTGATGGGCGATGCCTGCATCACCAATGGGGGAGACGAGTGGTTCTTCGCCGGTGGATCGACCATGGACGACGACACCCTGACGCTGAGGTTGTTCAACCCGTTTCCCGAGGTGGCCAAAGTGAGCATCGGAGCGTTCTCCGAGATCGGGGTGGAGGCACTCGGCGGGCTGCGGTCGGTGTCGGTGAATCCCCGCTCCTGGCGCGACGTCTCCTTCCAGGAGGTCTTCCGGCAGCGGCAGTCCCTGGTGGTCTCGGTGCGCACCGAGAGCGGCCTCATCGTCCCGGTGATGGCCTACGGGTCCGGAACCGACGAGGCATTCTGGAACGGAACCGGCCTGTCGCCCACCTGGGAGCTCCCGGTCGTCCAGACCGAGGGTGTCGCCGCCGCCCTGGTTGTGGCCAACCCGGGGCTGTCTCCGGTGGAGGTCACCATCGACCTATTCGGCGAATCCGAGGCCTTCCCGGAAGAGTTCGACCTGACGGTGCCCGCCCAGTCGCCGCTGCGCGTCGACCTGTCCCAACTGCCGGCACAGGCTCTCGGGGCGCGTGTCACCGCCAGCGGTCCGGTCTCGGTGGCGGTGACCGCAGTAGGTACCGGCGGAACGGCCGTGACCACCGGTTCCTCGACCGGGTCGCGCGCCTGGCTGCTCCCTGGCGTGCGCACCATGGCCGGCGTCGAAGGTGCCCTGTGGTTGCTCAACACCTCTGACGAGCCCCTGTCCGTGACCGTCGGCACCCTCACCTCGGGCGAGGTACGCAACTCGCGACACGTGGTCGATCCCGGTCGCCTGCTTCGGTTGGAGACGACGCGCACCGCCCTCGGCTACCTGGTCTCCGCTCCCGAACCGCTCATGGTGGGCTGGACGATGTCGGGCGACCAGGGTGTCGCCTTCGGCATCGGCTCACCGGTCGAACTCGATGGGTGA
- a CDS encoding DUF3499 family protein, whose translation MTERCVRCGTPAGIVMSFNYDDGTIWLDDLVEPTTPGRGYAMCEDHASRMTPPVGWTLVDRRRALRPLFASLEVA comes from the coding sequence ATGACCGAACGCTGTGTTCGCTGTGGCACCCCCGCCGGGATCGTGATGTCGTTCAACTATGACGACGGAACGATCTGGCTCGACGACCTGGTCGAGCCGACCACGCCCGGGCGGGGGTATGCGATGTGCGAGGACCATGCCTCGCGCATGACGCCGCCAGTGGGGTGGACGCTGGTCGATCGCCGCCGGGCGTTGCGGCCGCTGTTCGCCTCGCTCGAGGTCGCTTGA
- a CDS encoding NDP-sugar synthase — MSPLADRPRQAVLLVGGRGTRMWPLTHDSPKALLPLAGVPFVEYQLRQLAGVGVEEVVLAVGRHLLERWEEYVAVPRAGIDLRLAVEDTPLDTAGPVRAVLDSLEDRFLVLNGDVVVEADLGRVVDAAGPATLGLVEVEDTSAYGVVVTDDSGRVQRFVEKPPPSEAPARTVNAGMYALERSVFERYPVGPLSFERTVFPDLASAGLLGAVILEGQWIDIGTPDLYLAAHDAVHAGATALHRPERAHDHPAGRGAWSFVGEGARVASTAVVEEAVILSGAEIAAGAVVHRAVIGTAAVVGEEAIVTGAAMVGPGAVVGSGCELDRGVRIAPATVLAPGSVSFSPPK, encoded by the coding sequence ATGTCCCCCCTGGCTGATCGGCCCCGCCAGGCCGTTCTACTCGTCGGGGGTCGGGGCACCAGGATGTGGCCCCTCACCCACGATTCTCCGAAGGCGTTGCTTCCGCTTGCCGGGGTTCCCTTCGTCGAGTATCAGCTGAGGCAGCTGGCCGGGGTCGGTGTCGAAGAGGTCGTTCTCGCCGTCGGCAGGCACCTGTTGGAGCGCTGGGAGGAGTATGTGGCCGTCCCGCGGGCCGGCATCGACCTTCGTCTCGCCGTCGAGGACACCCCGCTCGACACCGCCGGGCCGGTGAGGGCCGTCCTGGACTCGCTGGAGGACAGATTCCTGGTGCTCAACGGCGACGTCGTGGTCGAGGCCGATCTGGGCCGGGTCGTCGATGCCGCCGGGCCGGCAACCCTCGGCCTGGTGGAGGTCGAGGACACCTCGGCGTACGGGGTAGTGGTGACCGACGACTCGGGCCGTGTCCAGCGTTTCGTGGAAAAACCGCCGCCGTCCGAGGCTCCGGCGCGAACCGTCAATGCCGGGATGTACGCCCTGGAGCGTTCGGTGTTCGAGAGGTACCCGGTGGGACCCCTCTCCTTCGAACGAACCGTGTTCCCCGATCTGGCTTCGGCCGGGCTACTCGGAGCGGTGATCCTCGAAGGACAGTGGATCGACATCGGGACCCCCGATCTCTACCTGGCGGCGCACGACGCGGTACATGCCGGGGCGACTGCACTCCACCGCCCAGAGCGGGCGCACGACCATCCCGCCGGTCGCGGCGCCTGGTCGTTCGTCGGCGAGGGCGCCCGGGTGGCGTCCACCGCCGTCGTCGAGGAGGCGGTGATCCTCTCGGGGGCCGAGATCGCTGCCGGCGCCGTCGTGCACAGGGCGGTCATCGGCACTGCCGCCGTCGTCGGCGAGGAGGCGATCGTCACCGGCGCCGCCATGGTGGGTCCCGGCGCCGTGGTGGGTTCGGGATGCGAGCTCGACCGGGGGGTGAGGATTGCCCCGGCGACCGTTCTGGCGCCGGGTAGCGTCAGCTTCTCTCCACCGAAATGA
- a CDS encoding LCP family protein, which yields MKRALVWFLIVANLAVFGTLGAVLWAAREVSSAVSTLPEGDVPLSDLPPELSAPRTFLLVGSDSRESLTSLEGFGPAGGQRADVIILMQVLPQEGKVQLLSIPRDLRIDYGGTVGRVNATFNSGAGNLVAAVADETGLPIHHYLQVEFAGFASIIDAIGGIRLTFPYPARDLSSGLEVGAGTQVLDGYTALAYARSRKYQEFRNGQWVSVDASDIGRTRRQQDVLLAILTQVDRPSSPSGFSDLVDALGGFVVSDSAFDAEEIIQLAWSMRSIDGASVESMTLPVRNFSEGGTSYVVRVEPDASNVIDAFASGVEMTTDAEARIQVQNGNGVSGSAATVGTQLSSAGFDVVGSIDSARSDYAVTQIVSGASNLALAQAVRDALGYGEVILGRTPADVEIVVILGADVPPG from the coding sequence ATGAAGCGCGCCCTGGTCTGGTTCCTGATCGTGGCCAACCTGGCCGTCTTCGGAACCCTGGGGGCGGTCCTCTGGGCGGCGCGTGAGGTCTCCTCGGCGGTCTCCACCCTTCCCGAGGGCGACGTTCCGCTGTCCGATCTGCCGCCAGAACTGTCGGCCCCGCGAACCTTCCTCCTGGTCGGCAGCGACAGCCGGGAGAGCCTGACCTCGCTGGAGGGCTTCGGTCCTGCCGGAGGGCAGCGCGCCGATGTCATCATCCTCATGCAGGTACTCCCGCAGGAAGGGAAGGTGCAGCTCCTGTCGATCCCGCGCGACCTGCGCATCGACTACGGAGGCACCGTCGGCAGGGTCAACGCCACCTTCAACTCGGGAGCGGGCAACCTGGTCGCCGCCGTCGCCGACGAGACCGGGCTCCCCATCCACCACTACCTGCAGGTCGAGTTCGCCGGGTTCGCCTCGATCATCGACGCCATCGGAGGCATCCGCCTCACCTTCCCCTACCCCGCCCGCGATCTGTCTTCCGGACTGGAGGTGGGTGCCGGAACACAGGTCCTCGACGGGTACACGGCGCTCGCCTACGCCCGCAGTCGCAAGTACCAGGAGTTCCGCAACGGCCAATGGGTGAGCGTCGATGCCAGCGACATCGGCCGGACCCGTCGCCAGCAGGACGTACTGCTAGCCATCCTCACCCAGGTGGATCGGCCCTCGTCGCCTTCGGGCTTCAGCGATCTGGTCGATGCGTTGGGAGGCTTCGTGGTCTCGGATTCGGCGTTCGATGCCGAAGAGATCATCCAGTTGGCCTGGTCGATGCGGTCCATCGATGGCGCCAGCGTCGAGTCGATGACGCTGCCGGTGAGAAACTTCTCGGAGGGTGGGACCTCCTACGTGGTCCGGGTCGAACCGGACGCCTCCAACGTCATCGACGCCTTCGCCAGCGGCGTCGAGATGACGACCGACGCCGAAGCGCGTATCCAGGTTCAGAACGGCAACGGTGTCTCCGGTTCGGCTGCCACCGTCGGCACCCAGCTCTCCTCCGCCGGCTTCGACGTCGTGGGATCGATCGACTCGGCCCGCAGCGACTACGCCGTCACTCAGATCGTGTCGGGAGCCTCCAACCTGGCTCTGGCCCAGGCGGTGCGCGATGCCCTCGGATACGGCGAGGTGATCCTGGGCCGTACGCCCGCCGACGTCGAGATCGTGGTCATCCTCGGTGCCGATGTCCCCCCTGGCTGA
- a CDS encoding biotin--[acetyl-CoA-carboxylase] ligase — MGFDSRRTPDGYTLITHHLDSVASTQDEARARFVDAPVLVTAASQRRGRGRSSAPWIDAPRAVAASLAWRPDWPVETLSLVPLVAGLSALDVLEGGLLLKWPNDLMAGVDKVGGILAEHAEGVVVVGLGVNLWWADPPPGIGSVLAFDPGPDTARAVGEGWANRLLERLAAGPRDWGRDEYRRLCSTIGAGITWEPDGAGVVTDVDSAGRLVVASDRGEVLLDSGEVHTVRRRAD; from the coding sequence TTGGGGTTCGACTCGCGGCGCACCCCGGATGGCTACACCCTGATCACCCATCATCTCGACTCGGTCGCATCCACCCAGGACGAAGCCCGGGCGCGCTTCGTCGATGCCCCGGTGCTGGTGACCGCCGCCTCTCAGCGGCGCGGAAGAGGGCGGTCGTCGGCGCCATGGATCGACGCCCCGAGGGCCGTCGCCGCCTCTCTCGCCTGGAGGCCCGACTGGCCGGTCGAGACACTGAGCCTCGTCCCCCTGGTCGCCGGCCTGTCGGCACTCGACGTGCTGGAGGGGGGCCTGCTCCTCAAGTGGCCCAATGACCTGATGGCGGGAGTCGACAAGGTGGGGGGCATCCTCGCCGAGCACGCCGAGGGAGTGGTGGTGGTGGGTCTCGGTGTCAACCTGTGGTGGGCCGATCCGCCACCGGGGATCGGTTCCGTCCTCGCGTTCGACCCGGGGCCCGATACCGCTCGAGCGGTGGGCGAGGGGTGGGCGAACCGCCTGCTGGAGCGTCTCGCCGCAGGCCCGCGAGACTGGGGTCGGGACGAGTACCGACGGCTGTGCTCCACGATCGGAGCAGGCATCACATGGGAGCCGGACGGTGCCGGCGTGGTCACCGACGTCGACTCCGCCGGGCGGTTGGTGGTGGCTTCCGATCGTGGGGAGGTACTGCTCGATTCGGGGGAGGTCCACACGGTCCGCCGTCGGGCCGACTGA
- the cofE gene encoding coenzyme F420-0:L-glutamate ligase, with the protein MTLSIHPLGGMPEVEPGDDLPRLLLEAVGAAGLRLETGDVLVVTHKVVSKAEGAVAPLDGDEETAYRALVLEQADRVVRRRGPMVIARTRHGFICANAGVDRSNAAPGTAVLLPHDPDRSAHGIRLALRAATAVDVAVVITDTFGRPWRRGLVDVAIGVSGIEPLLDLRGTQDAQGRTLTVTEVAVVDEIAAAADLVMGKADGIPAALVRGLGGTRGEGRATDLVRPADEDMFR; encoded by the coding sequence ATGACCCTCTCCATCCATCCGCTAGGGGGCATGCCCGAGGTGGAGCCGGGCGACGATCTGCCCCGGCTCCTGCTCGAGGCGGTTGGTGCCGCCGGTTTGCGACTCGAGACCGGCGACGTGCTGGTGGTCACCCACAAGGTGGTCTCCAAGGCGGAGGGAGCGGTGGCCCCGCTCGACGGCGATGAGGAGACTGCGTATCGCGCCCTGGTCCTGGAACAGGCCGATCGAGTCGTAAGGCGTAGGGGTCCGATGGTGATCGCCCGGACTCGCCACGGGTTCATCTGTGCCAACGCCGGCGTCGACCGCTCCAACGCCGCCCCCGGCACGGCGGTGCTGCTGCCCCACGATCCTGACCGTTCGGCACACGGAATACGCCTGGCACTGCGCGCCGCCACCGCGGTCGACGTCGCCGTTGTGATCACCGACACCTTCGGCCGTCCCTGGCGCCGCGGCCTGGTCGATGTCGCCATCGGCGTGTCCGGGATCGAGCCGCTGCTCGACCTGCGGGGCACCCAGGATGCTCAGGGAAGGACCTTGACCGTCACCGAGGTGGCCGTGGTCGACGAGATCGCTGCCGCCGCCGACCTCGTGATGGGCAAGGCGGACGGGATCCCGGCCGCCCTGGTGCGCGGCCTCGGCGGAACGAGGGGTGAGGGCCGCGCCACCGACCTGGTGCGCCCGGCCGACGAGGACATGTTCCGGTAA
- a CDS encoding 2-phospho-L-lactate transferase CofD family protein: protein MTRVTLLSGGVGGARAARGFAAVLPAEDLTVVVNVGDDDRIHGVHVSADVDTVVYTLAGRVGPQGWGLAGDTFNAMEALAAHGVDTTFRLGDTDLATCLFRTEALDDGVALSEVTRRIAASLGVVHSVLPVTDGALRTRLRTTAGQWLAFQEYFVLRGHRDEVAEIEYAGAGLTAPAPGVLEAVAGADLLVIAPSNPPLSIWPILAVPGIRDAVAATRRVIAISPLFAGRALKGPADRVMASLGLPPGNAGVIEAYRGLLTDLVIDQGDSRDLGTLAGQVRIHSTDTRIPGRDEGARLAEFVLGLP from the coding sequence ATGACGAGGGTCACTCTGCTTTCGGGTGGCGTCGGTGGTGCCCGGGCGGCGAGGGGGTTCGCCGCAGTCCTCCCCGCCGAGGACCTCACCGTCGTGGTCAACGTGGGCGACGACGATCGCATCCATGGGGTGCACGTCTCCGCCGACGTCGACACCGTCGTGTACACACTCGCCGGACGCGTCGGTCCACAGGGCTGGGGGCTGGCCGGCGACACCTTCAATGCCATGGAAGCGCTCGCCGCCCATGGCGTCGACACCACCTTCAGGCTCGGCGACACCGACCTCGCCACTTGCCTGTTCCGAACCGAGGCACTCGACGACGGCGTGGCGCTCTCCGAGGTGACCCGTCGCATCGCGGCATCCCTCGGTGTGGTGCACTCGGTGCTCCCGGTCACCGACGGCGCGCTGCGCACCAGGCTGCGAACGACCGCAGGCCAGTGGCTCGCCTTTCAGGAGTACTTCGTGCTCCGGGGCCACCGAGACGAGGTCGCCGAGATCGAGTACGCCGGAGCCGGACTGACCGCCCCGGCACCGGGAGTCCTGGAGGCGGTGGCCGGCGCCGACCTGCTGGTGATCGCCCCGTCGAACCCCCCGCTGTCGATCTGGCCGATCCTCGCCGTTCCCGGGATCCGCGATGCCGTCGCCGCGACGCGGCGGGTGATCGCCATCAGCCCGCTGTTCGCCGGGCGGGCGCTGAAGGGCCCCGCCGACCGGGTGATGGCCTCTCTCGGCCTTCCCCCGGGAAACGCCGGTGTCATCGAGGCCTACCGAGGACTGCTCACCGACCTCGTCATCGACCAGGGTGACTCCAGGGATCTGGGAACCCTCGCCGGACAGGTTCGGATCCACTCCACCGACACCCGGATCCCGGGAAGGGACGAAGGGGCCCGTCTCGCCGAGTTCGTCCTGGGATTGCCATGA
- a CDS encoding zinc finger domain-containing protein, with protein sequence MPELPDIVVYLERLEAIAGHGPLLRLRIASPWVLRTFAPPPEAAAGRKVIAYRRIGKRIVLCLEGDLSIVIHLMVAGRLRLRPPGAAIPGRRGLAAIDFPGATFLLTEEGTKRRAAIHLVEGDDALAALDPGGVEPLDSSPGEFAAALMRGRHTLKRSLTDPRIIAGIGGAYADEIMHRARLSPLVLTDRLTAEDIVLLHAATQEILTEWTQRLRSEAGEGFPEKVTAFHPEMSVHGRFGLPCPVCGSPVQRIVHADNETNYCARCQTGGRIFADRALSRLLKQDFPRDIEDLE encoded by the coding sequence GTGCCCGAACTCCCCGACATCGTGGTCTACCTGGAACGACTGGAGGCGATCGCCGGCCACGGCCCACTGCTCCGCCTGAGGATCGCGTCTCCCTGGGTCCTGCGCACCTTCGCCCCTCCTCCCGAAGCCGCAGCCGGTCGAAAGGTCATCGCCTACCGACGAATCGGAAAGCGAATCGTGCTCTGCCTCGAAGGCGACCTGAGCATCGTGATCCACCTGATGGTCGCCGGTCGATTGCGCCTGAGACCCCCGGGAGCAGCCATCCCGGGACGGCGCGGCCTGGCAGCCATCGACTTCCCCGGCGCCACGTTCCTGCTCACCGAGGAAGGGACCAAGAGGCGAGCCGCGATCCACCTGGTGGAGGGTGATGACGCCTTGGCCGCGCTCGATCCGGGAGGCGTCGAGCCGCTCGACTCGTCACCAGGTGAGTTCGCCGCCGCCCTGATGCGAGGGCGTCACACGCTGAAGCGCTCCCTGACCGACCCCAGGATCATTGCCGGGATCGGCGGAGCCTACGCCGATGAGATCATGCACCGGGCCCGGCTGTCACCCCTCGTCCTCACCGATCGACTCACGGCCGAGGACATCGTCCTGCTCCATGCGGCGACGCAGGAGATTCTCACCGAGTGGACACAACGGCTCCGCTCCGAGGCGGGAGAGGGGTTCCCGGAGAAGGTGACCGCGTTCCACCCCGAGATGTCCGTTCACGGACGGTTCGGCCTGCCCTGTCCGGTGTGTGGGTCGCCGGTGCAGCGGATCGTTCACGCCGACAACGAGACCAACTACTGCGCCCGCTGCCAGACGGGAGGCCGGATCTTCGCCGATCGCGCCCTGAGCAGGCTGCTCAAGCAGGACTTCCCTCGCGACATCGAAGATCTCGAGTGA
- a CDS encoding acyl-CoA carboxylase subunit beta — MSTEERIERLRRLRDEHDHAGSSRAVDKQHEAGKMTAGERIEALLDKGSFVELDMFVRHRARGFGIEDQRPPGDAVITGWGTIDGRQVFVFAEDFTVFGGSLGEAVSEKICKVMDLAMDTGAPLIGLKDSGGARIQEGVFALDGYGKIFRRNVRASGVIPQISVIMGPCAGGAVYSPAITDFVYQVEGTSHLFITGPDVIKAVTGEDVTFDELGGAGSHSTMSGVTHFVASDGRQALEEVRYLLSFLPQNNMEAAPFFTPSDLPDRMDEGLTTIVPDSPNQPYDMTDLIALVVDDGEFYEVHQHFAPNISVGFARLDGYSVGIVGNNPAFLAGTLDIDASVKAARFVRFCDAFNIPIVSFVDVPGFLPGVGQEHGGIIRHGAKLLYAYCEATVPRITVITRKAYGGAYVVMNSRSVGADIAFAWPTAEIAVMGAQGAVNIIHRREIAAADDQDAARAGLIADYEAAFSNPYVAAERGLIDEVIEPRETRVRLIQALEMLRTKRVTLPPKKHGNVPL, encoded by the coding sequence ATGAGCACCGAGGAACGGATCGAGCGGCTGCGCCGGCTGCGCGACGAGCACGACCACGCAGGGAGCAGTCGCGCCGTGGACAAGCAGCACGAGGCCGGCAAGATGACTGCGGGCGAACGCATCGAGGCCCTCCTCGACAAGGGCTCGTTCGTCGAGCTCGACATGTTCGTGCGACATCGAGCCCGGGGCTTCGGGATCGAGGACCAGCGGCCGCCGGGCGATGCGGTGATCACCGGATGGGGCACCATCGACGGCCGGCAGGTTTTCGTGTTCGCCGAGGACTTCACCGTTTTCGGGGGCTCTCTCGGGGAGGCGGTGAGCGAGAAGATCTGCAAGGTGATGGACCTGGCGATGGACACCGGTGCTCCCCTCATCGGCCTCAAGGACTCGGGTGGGGCGCGCATCCAAGAAGGCGTGTTCGCACTGGACGGATACGGGAAGATCTTTCGTCGCAACGTCCGGGCGTCGGGGGTGATCCCCCAGATCTCTGTGATCATGGGACCGTGCGCCGGAGGAGCGGTGTACTCGCCCGCCATCACCGACTTCGTCTACCAGGTGGAGGGCACCTCCCACCTTTTCATCACCGGCCCGGACGTGATCAAGGCCGTCACCGGCGAGGACGTCACCTTCGACGAGCTGGGCGGGGCCGGCTCACATTCGACGATGTCCGGGGTCACCCACTTCGTCGCCTCCGACGGCCGTCAGGCTCTGGAGGAGGTGCGGTACCTCCTCTCCTTCCTGCCGCAGAACAACATGGAGGCGGCCCCGTTCTTCACCCCCTCGGACCTCCCCGACCGCATGGATGAGGGGTTGACCACGATCGTCCCCGACTCCCCCAACCAGCCGTACGACATGACCGACTTGATCGCCCTGGTGGTCGACGACGGGGAGTTCTACGAGGTCCACCAGCACTTCGCCCCGAACATCTCGGTCGGGTTCGCCCGGCTCGACGGGTACTCGGTGGGGATCGTGGGCAACAACCCGGCGTTCCTGGCCGGGACTCTCGACATCGATGCCTCGGTGAAGGCGGCGCGCTTCGTGCGCTTCTGCGATGCCTTCAACATCCCGATCGTCTCCTTCGTGGACGTCCCAGGATTCCTTCCCGGCGTGGGACAGGAGCACGGCGGGATCATCCGTCACGGCGCGAAGCTGCTGTACGCCTACTGCGAGGCGACCGTCCCGAGGATCACGGTGATCACCCGCAAGGCGTACGGAGGCGCCTACGTGGTGATGAACTCTCGCAGCGTCGGGGCCGACATCGCCTTCGCCTGGCCGACCGCCGAGATCGCCGTAATGGGAGCCCAGGGAGCCGTCAACATCATCCATCGGCGGGAGATAGCAGCGGCCGACGATCAGGATGCGGCCCGGGCCGGTCTCATCGCCGACTACGAGGCCGCCTTCTCCAACCCCTACGTGGCCGCCGAACGCGGGCTCATCGACGAGGTCATCGAGCCCAGGGAGACGCGGGTCCGCCTCATCCAGGCGCTCGAGATGCTGCGCACCAAGCGGGTGACCCTCCCGCCCAAGAAGCACGGCAACGTGCCTCTCTAG